The genome window TGAAAATCCTACAACTACCATTGAGGTTGGTTTCTTACATCCTGAATTTTCTACGTATCCTAAAATAGCATTGAGAGAAGCATTACTTAATGCATTTGTGCATAGGGATTATAGAATTCCAGGAAGTGTTATGCTGAAACATTATAAAGACAAACTAATTATTACAAACCCAGGCAATTTTATTGGAGGTATTACTCCGAGTAATATACTTCATCACCCACCCGTAGCAAGGAACTTGCATCTTGCAGATTTAATGGACAGATTGAGACTTGTAAATAGAAGTAATCTTGGAGTTCCGAGAATCTATAAGTCTTTATTAATAGAAGGAAAAGAGCCTCCGCAATATAATGAAATAGGAGAATGTATCGAATTAACCCTTATTGCATCAACAATAGTTCCAGAGTTCAGAAATTTTATTAAAGAATTAAATTCTAAGGGGATTGAAGTTGATGTAGACCACCTGATTATTTTAAACTATCTTCTTAGACATAGAGAAATAGACACATATAATGCTTCTTATATATGTCAGAGAAGTATAGAACAAGTTAGAGAAATACTTAGTTATATGGAGAATAGTTTAAAACTTATAAAATCAGGAGGTACTGTTAAAAAGAAATACTATTCTTTAACCCGGGAAGTCTATTCAATGCTGGAAAAAGGAGTAGAATACGATAGGGATAAAAGACTTGATAAGGAGTCTATTAAAATGAGAATACTATCTATATTGAAAGAAAGGAATCTTACTAATGCAGAGATAAGGCAAATGACAAGCATGGATAGGCAACAGGTATTAAGGCTTATGCGCGAGTTAGAAGCGGATGGTGTTCAGATTAAAGGCAGTGGTAGAGGAGCATATTATTGTTTATCTAAGGAGGAGTCAAACTAATAAATAAGCATATGTCTCATTATTTTGTCGCAATAATGAAATATTTGAATCATTTAATTGCGACAAAATGTTTATTGATGCATTTTGTACTTAAAATAAACCGACCTGTGCGGTCGTATGCACCATAATTTGCCATGCTTTAAGCCGCATCATTATCTGTTGCCGATATCAGTTTAAATTTAAGCTCCCTATAGGTAATCCAGTTCTCATCTTCTTTGTTCAGGAAAATAGCACTAACATTAGCCAAGCCTGATGAACCTGATTTTGACCAACTCATTCCATATGGAATAGCCGAGGTTGGCTGATTTGATTAGTCATAAGGTATAGCAGAGGGATGTATATTCCTAACTACTATGCTCTTTTGTGATGCCTATTTTTAGCTACCCCGAGTTATTGAGCACTTACCAGCGTACCATACACATCAGGCTAAGCCATAAAATGTAAATAGGACGTAACCGGGAAGTTCTGCCAAGAAACCACTTTCCCCGTAATTAGTATGCGTTCCGCGAAGCATATAGAAGATCTAGTTTCTGAGCCTTAAGGGGCTTGAACTCCTGCTTAATACAGTTGCAAGAATACGAAGGCAGATCAACAGAAATCTGATTATAGACGGCATTTATAAACCGCCTGTGCTTTTTTTTAATTTTATTTGCAGCTTTATTATCGTATCTCCATCATCTTTATAAATAACCATGCTGCCATTTAAAATCATGCTAATTTTATTCATTAATTTTTCAATTAATATCAACTCATTACGAGCAAACCCATTTTCTTCGCTAATACCTATATTCGTCGTTCTGATTTCTACCAAAAAATCTAATTTGATATTATCGGCATCCCTATCAGAAACAACAGTAAGATTTAAATTATTTTTATTGCTCTCACAAAGTGTTTTCCCGAGTGTAAAAGTTAAGATAAAATATAATAGTTTATAGTTACCGACGCATTTGTAATTTACCAAGTTATCAGTATTGAATATTACATTACTTACGGAGTTTAAACTTGTCAGATAACACTTCAATTCCTCCACCAGCTTTTTAAGATCAAAGTTTGTATTTGTAGTTGGTACTGTATCCAAATAACCCATATATAATTGCTTAATTAACCTGGTTTGGTTAACTAGTTCATCACATAACGTACTACTTGGTTTTATTTCATTTATATTGCTTTCAATACTATCCAGGATAAAAGAGCCAATGTTCTTTATATTTTCAAAATCTTCTTTGTTATTAGTTAACTTCTCTTCCATTGATTTCAAAATTTTTTGATAAGATATATTTCTTGCCTCAAGAGTTTTTTTCAATTCAATACTTTCCATCTGCAAATTATAATATTCTACAGCCTGTCTTATGACATGCTTAAACTCCTCTTCCAACTTCCACGGTTTTGTTATAAATTTAAAAACATCAGCCTGATTAATCGTTGCTAATACCTGTGGCAGCTGAGTATAGCCAGATAACACTATTCTGACTGTATTAGGATATTTTTCTTTGATAATTTTTAGTAATGACAGTCCATCCATCCCAGGCATTTTCATATCTGTAACAAGAACACAGATGTCCTGTTCTTCCATAATTTTAAGTGCATCTTTAGCATTCAAGGCAAACTCACATCTATAATCCTCATCTATTAATCCTCGTTTTAAAGCATTAAGAACATTAATTTCGTCATCTACAAATAAAACTGTCCTATTCGCCATATTTTACCATCCTGCTCCCGCTTTAAAATACCTTTGTCTAAATCAACTTATATTCAGTAACTATCTTTTTGCAATCATCACTTGATACACCCAGTAGATCAAATATATTGTTATCGAGGGTTTTGGACATGTCTATACCTAAAATTTTCCATGAAAGAATATCTGCAATATGAACAATAGAAACCAATTCTTTATTTTTAACCCTTCCGTCCAAAGGTAAATGGTGGAACAAAGCAGATTCCACAATCGGTTGCGGCAACCCCCACCAGTTTAGTAAATATCCTCCAATCTCCTGATGAGAAGCGGAAAATGTTTGGATTTCCATGTTTATCAATGATATAGCCCCTTCATTAATGGTTTTATTCAAAATATCAGCGTATTTACCCCTATAATTATACAGTAATACAATGGTTCCCATATCGTGCAACAAACCTGCCGAAGAATATATATCAGGCAGCTTTTCGCAGATTATTTTCTCATATAGTATAGTTACGATTTTATTACACAAACATGCATGTTCCCACAGCAGTTTCTTATTACTCACAAAATTGCCTTTTTCGTTCAGGTCTTCAAACGCTGTCGTTGTCAGAATCAGATTTCTTAAATTGGTTAAACCCAAGTGGCTAATCGCCTGTTTTACTGACCCAGTCCTTAGGCCGTAATAAGTGGAATTTGCAATTTGCAATACTTTCACTGCAATAGCCTGGTCCTCCTCTATAACCATTGCAATTTTATCAATTTCCGCTCCTTTTTCAATAAGTGAACACAACTTATTATATGAACTGGCCAAAGGAGGAAATTCTTCTATATTATTCAATAATGTCAACAGTTTTTTATTATTTATCATTTCCACGGATTCAAAAACCTGCTCAATAACCTCCAATAGATTCTGATTGTCCCATGGTTTAAACAAATAAGATTTTGCCAAATTTTCTCTTAAAGCTTTGAATACAATATTTTCATCAGCATATCCACTTAAAATCAGCCTGAATACTAGGGGGTGTTTTTCCTTTACCTTCTTTAACAATTGATATCCATCCATATTTGGCATCCGCATATCTGTAATTATCACACTGATGTCTTCTTTATCCAAAAC of Bacillota bacterium contains these proteins:
- a CDS encoding HDOD domain-containing protein: MPRLLHDIGKIAIKDKILYKQGKLDEDEDGRNGGTHFDIYFKHVFKGDQMNKNILFVDDEKQILKAIKRLFLGSDYNVFLAESGEQALEVLDKEDISVIITDMRMPNMDGYQLLKKVKEKHPLVFRLILSGYADENIVFKALRENLAKSYLFKPWDNQNLLEVIEQVFESVEMINNKKLLTLLNNIEEFPPLASSYNKLCSLIEKGAEIDKIAMVIEEDQAIAVKVLQIANSTYYGLRTGSVKQAISHLGLTNLRNLILTTTAFEDLNEKGNFVSNKKLLWEHACLCNKIVTILYEKIICEKLPDIYSSAGLLHDMGTIVLLYNYRGKYADILNKTINEGAISLINMEIQTFSASHQEIGGYLLNWWGLPQPIVESALFHHLPLDGRVKNKELVSIVHIADILSWKILGIDMSKTLDNNIFDLLGVSSDDCKKIVTEYKLI
- a CDS encoding response regulator, translated to MANRTVLFVDDEINVLNALKRGLIDEDYRCEFALNAKDALKIMEEQDICVLVTDMKMPGMDGLSLLKIIKEKYPNTVRIVLSGYTQLPQVLATINQADVFKFITKPWKLEEEFKHVIRQAVEYYNLQMESIELKKTLEARNISYQKILKSMEEKLTNNKEDFENIKNIGSFILDSIESNINEIKPSSTLCDELVNQTRLIKQLYMGYLDTVPTTNTNFDLKKLVEELKCYLTSLNSVSNVIFNTDNLVNYKCVGNYKLLYFILTFTLGKTLCESNKNNLNLTVVSDRDADNIKLDFLVEIRTTNIGISEENGFARNELILIEKLMNKISMILNGSMVIYKDDGDTIIKLQIKLKKSTGGL